The nucleotide sequence CCCCTGTATCTAGGGCCGGGGACCACGGTCACTGTGTCCCCGGACGCGGCAATGAACCTGTTCATCAACGGCGACCTCTTCGTCGACGACGGCGTAACTCTGAACGTCTCGGCAGGCGCGAAAGTCAACTTCTACACCTACGGTAGCATTCATCTGGGCGCCAACACTCTTGGCTCCACCGTGCTAGGCAGCAAGCTCAACGTCAATACGAGCGAGTACGTGGTGTTTCATGTTCAGCAGGCGCTGACCACAAGTCCAGGCTCGGCGATCGTCGTGACCCGCCCGGAGGGTGATGAGACCGGTGGGGTCGTTTTCGTGATGTCGAACGAAGGATCCGGCCCCGCGACCATCTACCCGTACACGAGCATCATTCAGATGATTCTTGATACGCTGACGAACGCGTTGAAAGAGGCCTTCCCCGAGTTTTCCATAGACCTGTGTAAACTCTTCCGGCCACTATGCTCGCCCCCATCCCAGATGGCCGTTTACGCTCCCACTCGTTGGATTACCGGTGTCTCCCTCCCTTGGTCGGATCCTAAAGTGAAAGGGTCCTTGGTGGGCCAGGCCATAACTGACCAGTGCAATTCCTTCACCGTCAAGGTACTCATCTTCACGTGGACATTGGGCTGTGGCGACAGCTATGGTATGGACGTTTATGCTGATCCCACGTTTAAAAAGTTTCCGTTTACGAACCCATCCCGGATGATATCCGGATCCTGGAAAGAGGTCCAGGTGGTCCCGTGACCGGACGTGCTCGAAAGCCTAGCGGCTGTCAGGAAGATGGGGTCGAGGGCTTTAGCCTGATCGAAGTACTCGCAGGAATCGTGATCGTCGCTGTTGCCCTTGGTGGCCTGTATGTCCTGTACAGCACCATCGTCCGGATCGACGCCCACCGGCGCCAGTTGACCGAAGCCACGGCAACATTGACGTCGACGGCCGAAGAGATCAAGAGCATGCCATGGGAGCAGTTAGTCAGATTTCCCGGTGAAGAATGCCCATCAACCATACCCGTCCCTCGGGGACTCGCTCTTCGCTGCACGCGACAGGCCGAACCACCCGAAACTGATCTGAAGACCGCCCTATTGGTGAGGGTAACCATCGAGGTAAGGGATCAGGAGACGGGCCGATTGGTGGCCGATGTCACATTGCTCCGGGCCAAAGAGGGTTTCTGAGCCAGCATGAAAACGCGCCCAGGCACAAGGCTCGGACGTACGGCACACGGGCCACGCGCGTGCCGATGGGCGGGTTTCAGCCTGCTCGAAGTCATGCTCGCAACGGCCATTCTCGGGATCGTCCTATCCGGGCTGGTAGGCGCCATCATCGGGCTTGTGCGTCTTGACCAAGTGCTGTCCGCCAGGGCCCGTGCCGAAAGCATGGTCACCGCCGTGCTCTCCCAGATGCTGTACGGCAGCGCGCAGCGGCCGGGAGTGGTCGCTGCCAGCAAACTCGTCGTCCCCGGCGGGGTCGGCGCCAGCACGGCGCAACTCAAGTACCGCGTCGATACCCCGGGCGGG is from Limnochorda sp. L945t and encodes:
- a CDS encoding type IV pilus modification PilV family protein, coding for MTGRARKPSGCQEDGVEGFSLIEVLAGIVIVAVALGGLYVLYSTIVRIDAHRRQLTEATATLTSTAEEIKSMPWEQLVRFPGEECPSTIPVPRGLALRCTRQAEPPETDLKTALLVRVTIEVRDQETGRLVADVTLLRAKEGF
- a CDS encoding PulJ/GspJ family protein, producing the protein MKTRPGTRLGRTAHGPRACRWAGFSLLEVMLATAILGIVLSGLVGAIIGLVRLDQVLSARARAESMVTAVLSQMLYGSAQRPGVVAASKLVVPGGVGASTAQLKYRVDTPGGETVYDYACEAGALTLTVTSGGATAVRETLLAPVAGFTASLQHLSDGTPVVRIEIQVEVPTLTGTTVWSVAQEGVPRNGVW
- a CDS encoding pilus assembly PilX N-terminal domain-containing protein, with the translated sequence MALILTTAVMVMASGLALVSTASLRAARHALDRARALYAAESGMNVAIHAVETDAIGNDPWTAEVPGWYRVTVNGKDGERCPDIARTVYADGWSGSVHRRFSARLRLTTTPFPREKVVTAGCEADYFDPLLTFKPIDQISPPHGWTRWPGGSVTVPAGSHVDYRVDGPLYLGPGTTVTVSPDAAMNLFINGDLFVDDGVTLNVSAGAKVNFYTYGSIHLGANTLGSTVLGSKLNVNTSEYVVFHVQQALTTSPGSAIVVTRPEGDETGGVVFVMSNEGSGPATIYPYTSIIQMILDTLTNALKEAFPEFSIDLCKLFRPLCSPPSQMAVYAPTRWITGVSLPWSDPKVKGSLVGQAITDQCNSFTVKVLIFTWTLGCGDSYGMDVYADPTFKKFPFTNPSRMISGSWKEVQVVP